The Acetivibrio saccincola genome window below encodes:
- a CDS encoding P-II family nitrogen regulator, translated as MPDFHGMPVFELVYVIVNYGVGSKVLRKAKQHGITDCTVFQGRGTVSSKIAKFLSLYDERKEIILFGTDGKTAEHALVELNKEFQFEKPNHGIVFSTSACSIIGSEAKCEKNEEGRGENKSMYQVIMAIVNRGMAEEVIEAAEAAGSKGGTIINARGAGVKETKKVFNIEIEPEKEMVMILSKKDITENIVSSIREKLEIDKPGNGIIFVQDVNKVYGIYE; from the coding sequence ATGCCTGATTTTCATGGTATGCCGGTTTTTGAATTAGTCTATGTAATTGTTAATTACGGAGTAGGAAGTAAGGTTTTACGCAAGGCAAAACAGCATGGTATTACCGATTGTACGGTTTTTCAAGGAAGGGGTACAGTTTCCAGCAAGATTGCAAAATTTTTATCCCTTTATGATGAGAGGAAAGAAATTATTTTATTTGGAACTGACGGGAAGACTGCAGAGCATGCTTTAGTTGAACTAAATAAAGAATTTCAGTTTGAAAAACCCAATCATGGAATTGTTTTTTCTACCAGTGCTTGCAGCATAATTGGTTCTGAAGCTAAATGTGAAAAAAATGAGGAAGGAAGAGGTGAAAATAAATCCATGTATCAAGTTATTATGGCTATTGTCAACAGAGGAATGGCAGAAGAAGTAATTGAAGCAGCAGAAGCAGCAGGTTCAAAAGGTGGTACTATAATCAACGCAAGAGGGGCAGGAGTAAAAGAAACTAAAAAAGTGTTTAATATAGAAATAGAGCCTGAAAAGGAAATGGTTATGATACTTTCTAAAAAAGACATTACAGAAAATATTGTATCATCTATACGTGAAAAGCTTGAAATTGACAAGCCGGGAAATGGAATTATATTTGTCCAGGACGTTAATAAAGTTTACGGTATTTATGAGTAG
- a CDS encoding ABC transporter ATP-binding protein has translation MIKTLAKSIREYKIPSILTPVLVMLEVLFEVIIPFIMAKLVDEGISAGNMSVILKLGTFLLLSAFLALVSGALAGKTAAHASAGFAKNLRQDMFYNVQKFSFSNIDKFSTSSIITRLTTDVMNVQNSYQMLIRGAVRSPIMLAFTLFAAFRINKELSMIFLGAIPVLGIGLFLIIKNAHPIFRKVFKTYDKLNNVVQENLRGIRVVKAFVREDYEIKKFSDISNEIYERFTKAEKILVFNMPLIQFCMFGSMLLLSWFGAKAIVASGNNPALGLTTGQLMSLMTYVMQILISLMMLSMIFVMITISRASAERIVELINEETDLKNCENPVFEVADGSIEFKNVSFCYSDKADKMILENINLKIESGETVGIIGGTGSAKTTLIQLIPRLYDVSKGVVKVGGRDVREYDLKTLRDQVAVVLQKNVLFSGTIKENLKWGDENARDEEIKKAAQIAQADGFINEFPDKYDTYIEQGGTNVSGGQKQRLTIARALLKKPKIIILDDSTSAVDTKTEALIKKVFTEELSGTTKIIIAQRVSSVQDADKIVVMDNGKITEIGTHDELMEKSRIYREVYESQVKGGVMANV, from the coding sequence ATGATAAAAACTTTGGCAAAAAGCATCAGAGAATACAAAATACCCTCAATACTTACACCTGTTTTGGTAATGCTTGAAGTTTTATTTGAAGTTATAATTCCATTTATCATGGCAAAATTAGTTGACGAGGGAATTAGTGCCGGAAATATGAGTGTAATTTTAAAGCTTGGAACCTTTTTGCTTTTATCAGCTTTTTTAGCTTTAGTGTCCGGGGCTCTTGCAGGAAAAACTGCAGCCCATGCATCTGCCGGTTTTGCAAAGAATTTAAGGCAGGATATGTTTTATAATGTTCAAAAGTTTTCTTTTTCAAATATTGATAAATTTTCTACATCCAGCATCATTACAAGATTGACAACGGATGTTATGAATGTGCAGAACTCATATCAAATGCTTATAAGAGGGGCTGTAAGAAGTCCTATTATGCTGGCATTTACTTTGTTTGCAGCTTTTAGGATAAATAAAGAACTTTCCATGATATTTTTAGGAGCTATACCTGTATTAGGCATAGGACTTTTCCTTATAATAAAAAATGCCCATCCTATATTCAGGAAGGTATTTAAAACATATGACAAGCTTAATAATGTAGTTCAGGAGAATTTAAGGGGCATAAGGGTTGTAAAGGCATTTGTAAGGGAAGATTACGAGATAAAGAAATTTTCAGATATATCAAATGAGATATACGAAAGATTCACAAAGGCAGAAAAAATACTGGTATTTAACATGCCTCTTATCCAGTTTTGCATGTTTGGTTCAATGCTTCTTTTATCCTGGTTTGGGGCTAAAGCCATAGTGGCATCAGGAAATAACCCTGCACTAGGACTTACAACAGGACAGCTTATGAGCCTTATGACTTATGTTATGCAAATTCTCATAAGCCTTATGATGCTTTCAATGATATTTGTAATGATAACTATTTCCAGGGCATCTGCAGAGAGAATAGTTGAGTTAATAAATGAGGAAACTGACCTTAAAAACTGCGAAAACCCTGTATTTGAGGTGGCAGACGGGAGTATTGAGTTTAAAAATGTAAGTTTTTGCTATTCTGATAAAGCCGATAAGATGATATTAGAAAATATAAACCTTAAAATTGAAAGCGGCGAGACGGTGGGAATAATAGGTGGTACCGGTTCGGCGAAGACAACTCTTATCCAACTGATTCCAAGACTGTACGATGTTTCAAAGGGTGTTGTAAAGGTTGGAGGCCGGGATGTAAGGGAATATGACCTTAAGACTTTGAGGGATCAAGTGGCTGTTGTGCTTCAAAAAAATGTGCTTTTTTCAGGTACCATTAAGGAAAACCTTAAATGGGGGGATGAAAATGCAAGGGATGAGGAGATTAAAAAAGCGGCACAAATAGCCCAGGCAGATGGTTTTATCAATGAGTTTCCTGATAAATATGATACATATATAGAGCAGGGGGGCACTAATGTTTCAGGAGGACAAAAGCAGAGGCTTACCATAGCAAGGGCTCTTCTAAAAAAGCCAAAAATAATTATTTTGGACGATTCAACAAGTGCTGTTGATACAAAGACAGAAGCACTTATAAAGAAGGTCTTTACAGAAGAACTGTCTGGCACGACAAAAATTATCATTGCCCAAAGAGTCAGCTCAGTTCAGGATGCTGACAAAATTGTTGTAATGGATAATGGAAAAATTACTGAAATAGGTACACATGATGAGCTAATGGAGAAAAGCCGGATTTACAGGGAAGTTTATGAGTCACAGGTGAAAGGGGGCGTAATGGCAAATGTCTAG
- a CDS encoding MFS transporter produces MVLTVLLIIIYLAFISLGLPDSLLGAAWPSMYPDMKVPISYAGIVSMIISGGTIVSSLFSDRLIRKSGTGLVAFISTLTTSLALFGFSFSKKFYMLCLFAIPLGLGAGAIDAALNNFVALYYKAKHMSWLHCFWGVGAMTGPVIMSYFLTQGYAFRLGYRTVAIIQLFLSVVLIASLPFWKKAEINSTTPPEKGNQEKGIQDHKIISKKELLKLPEVKQALTAFFCYCSIEATMGLWGSSFAVIAHGVQTDTAARWASLFYFGITFGRFLSGFVTLKLNNRQMVLLGEALIAAGMVMIMLPFGKISSLVGFILAGIGCAPIFPSLLHETPANFGAKYSQSVMGLQMASAYIGTTFIPPLFGALALKTSYLLLPFFTSTVLVLMFIMVNLLNKRVDEKNK; encoded by the coding sequence ATGGTTTTAACAGTTTTATTAATAATAATTTACTTAGCTTTTATAAGTTTAGGGCTGCCTGATTCACTCTTAGGAGCAGCGTGGCCGTCAATGTACCCGGACATGAAAGTCCCCATTTCCTATGCAGGCATTGTTTCCATGATTATTTCGGGAGGAACTATAGTATCCAGTCTTTTTAGTGACAGGCTTATTAGAAAATCAGGAACCGGTTTGGTTGCTTTTATAAGTACATTAACCACATCACTGGCTCTCTTTGGATTTTCATTTAGCAAAAAGTTTTATATGCTGTGCCTTTTTGCAATTCCCTTAGGACTTGGGGCAGGGGCAATAGATGCTGCCCTTAATAATTTCGTGGCCCTTTACTACAAAGCAAAACATATGAGCTGGCTTCACTGCTTCTGGGGTGTCGGTGCCATGACCGGACCTGTTATAATGTCTTATTTTCTGACACAAGGTTATGCATTCCGGCTTGGCTACCGCACCGTTGCAATTATTCAGCTTTTCCTGTCTGTAGTGTTAATTGCCTCCCTGCCATTTTGGAAAAAAGCAGAAATAAATAGTACTACCCCGCCAGAAAAAGGTAACCAGGAAAAAGGAATACAAGACCATAAAATTATAAGCAAAAAGGAACTTTTAAAGCTGCCGGAAGTAAAACAGGCATTAACAGCATTTTTCTGCTACTGCTCCATAGAGGCAACAATGGGACTTTGGGGAAGCAGTTTTGCAGTTATTGCCCACGGGGTTCAGACAGATACAGCGGCAAGATGGGCATCTCTTTTTTATTTTGGTATTACCTTTGGAAGGTTTCTATCAGGATTTGTCACGCTTAAACTAAACAACAGGCAAATGGTTCTCCTGGGAGAAGCCTTAATTGCGGCGGGAATGGTTATGATTATGCTGCCATTTGGGAAAATCAGCTCCCTGGTAGGGTTCATATTGGCAGGAATAGGCTGTGCACCTATTTTTCCAAGCTTACTGCATGAAACCCCTGCAAATTTTGGAGCAAAATACTCCCAATCAGTTATGGGACTGCAAATGGCAAGCGCTTATATTGGAACTACATTTATTCCCCCGCTTTTTGGTGCTCTGGCATTAAAAACAAGTTATTTACTTCTCCCATTCTTCACCAGCACTGTGCTTGTGCTTATGTTTATAATGGTTAATCTTTTGAATAAGCGCGTAGATGAAAAAAACAAATGA
- a CDS encoding MarR family winged helix-turn-helix transcriptional regulator encodes MKQKSIGMEIRSLTNLIKRHIENSQHFQDIDGISGVNGWIIAYLYQNENRDVFQRDLEERFSITRSTISRVLKIMEQKGLIERQGVDSDARLKKLVLTKKAKDIYQAIITDLRNVETKLMKGFSQEEKDTLFSYIERMKNNMEIDGR; translated from the coding sequence ATGAAACAGAAATCCATAGGAATGGAAATACGTTCTTTGACTAATCTTATAAAGAGGCATATAGAAAATTCACAACATTTTCAAGATATAGACGGGATAAGCGGAGTAAATGGATGGATTATAGCATATTTGTATCAGAATGAAAATAGGGATGTATTCCAGAGAGATTTAGAAGAAAGGTTTTCCATAACGAGGTCAACTATATCAAGGGTGCTAAAAATAATGGAACAAAAGGGGCTTATTGAAAGACAAGGTGTTGATTCAGATGCAAGACTGAAAAAATTAGTTTTAACCAAAAAGGCTAAAGATATTTACCAGGCTATAATAACTGATCTTAGAAATGTTGAGACAAAGCTTATGAAGGGCTTTTCACAGGAGGAAAAAGATACGCTGTTTTCTTATATAGAGAGAATGAAAAACAATATGGAAATTGACGGGAGGTAA
- the abc-f gene encoding ribosomal protection-like ABC-F family protein has translation MLLVECSKIKKYFGDRLILEVDDLKIYSGNCIGIVGANGAGKTTLINILSKRLEPDEGFVKLYKKAGYISQLDSPDNKSLSSETASKFGVKTSWDETMSGGEKTKFKVAAVLEEGNMIIFADEPTSNMDMESIGLMEESFEDYAGTLIVISHDRSFLDKLCNRILEIENGKIKMYNGNYTDYYRQKMEERTRAQFEYEEYVKEKRRLEGVIHKLRQKEQSIKGPPKRMGNSEARLHKMGGQKAKLNYDKTIKNVRKRIEHLEVKERPKDEKKIRLDILESGKSYSKILIEGKNISKSFDDKVIFENADFVIENGAKIALIGPNGCGKSTLVKMIMENHDGIKISQTAKIGYFSQNLNILKGNLSIIENVMEKSIYPEEFARLFLGRLLFRGESVYKKVNVLSGGELVKVSFAKIFLQDINMLILDEPTNYLDIASLEVIEEALKEYDRTLLFVSHDRHFIKSVANQIMTIENKKIKLFRGSYEEYLDRKNNVGSYNNQTKEEQIIVLKNRLSEVIGRLSAPSKNDDIEELDREYKKILEELKKLDL, from the coding sequence ATGTTATTGGTTGAATGCAGTAAAATTAAAAAATATTTTGGCGACCGTTTAATTTTAGAAGTAGATGATTTGAAAATTTATTCTGGCAATTGTATTGGAATTGTAGGTGCAAATGGCGCAGGAAAAACAACTTTAATAAACATATTAAGTAAAAGGTTAGAACCGGATGAAGGGTTTGTAAAGCTATACAAAAAGGCAGGATATATTTCACAGTTGGACTCCCCTGACAATAAAAGTTTAAGCAGTGAAACGGCATCAAAGTTTGGCGTTAAAACCTCCTGGGACGAGACTATGAGTGGTGGCGAAAAGACAAAATTTAAAGTTGCGGCGGTTTTAGAAGAAGGCAATATGATAATATTTGCAGATGAGCCTACCAGCAACATGGACATGGAAAGTATTGGGCTTATGGAAGAAAGCTTTGAAGATTATGCAGGAACATTAATTGTTATCTCCCATGACAGGAGTTTTTTGGATAAACTGTGTAACAGGATTTTAGAAATTGAAAACGGAAAAATAAAAATGTATAACGGTAATTATACCGATTATTACCGGCAAAAGATGGAGGAGAGAACAAGGGCTCAATTTGAATATGAAGAGTATGTGAAGGAAAAAAGAAGACTTGAGGGAGTTATTCATAAACTAAGGCAAAAGGAGCAAAGCATTAAAGGCCCCCCTAAGAGAATGGGGAATTCTGAGGCAAGGCTTCATAAAATGGGAGGGCAGAAAGCAAAGTTAAATTATGATAAGACCATCAAAAACGTAAGAAAAAGAATTGAACATCTTGAAGTTAAAGAAAGACCAAAAGATGAAAAAAAGATTCGGCTGGATATTTTAGAATCCGGTAAATCTTACAGCAAAATTTTGATTGAAGGCAAAAATATCAGTAAATCATTTGATGATAAAGTGATATTTGAAAATGCAGACTTTGTTATTGAAAACGGGGCAAAGATAGCTCTTATAGGACCTAATGGCTGTGGGAAGAGTACGCTGGTTAAAATGATTATGGAAAACCATGATGGCATTAAAATTTCCCAGACTGCTAAAATTGGCTACTTTAGCCAAAACTTAAATATTTTAAAAGGCAATTTAAGCATTATTGAAAATGTGATGGAAAAAAGTATATATCCCGAGGAATTTGCAAGATTATTTCTTGGCAGACTGCTTTTTAGAGGAGAATCAGTCTATAAAAAAGTAAATGTATTAAGCGGCGGGGAATTAGTGAAAGTTTCTTTTGCTAAGATATTTTTGCAGGACATTAATATGCTGATACTGGATGAGCCTACTAATTACCTGGACATTGCTAGCCTTGAAGTTATAGAGGAAGCACTTAAGGAATATGACAGAACGTTACTGTTTGTTTCCCATGACAGGCATTTTATAAAGTCTGTTGCAAATCAAATTATGACCATTGAGAATAAAAAGATTAAATTATTCAGAGGAAGTTATGAGGAGTATTTAGATAGAAAGAACAATGTGGGCAGTTATAATAATCAAACAAAAGAGGAGCAAATTATTGTATTAAAAAACCGGCTTTCTGAAGTAATAGGAAGATTGTCAGCACCGTCTAAGAATGATGATATTGAAGAATTAGACAGGGAGTATAAAAAAATATTGGAAGAGCTAAAGAAGCTTGATTTGTAA
- a CDS encoding DUF1538 domain-containing protein, whose protein sequence is MNAIISKAKEVFFSVAPITALVLILHFTITPMDTDVIIRFIIGSVFVMIGLIIFLLGVDIGVTPLGSLTGSSLVKTNKVWVVLVTGLTLGFFVSVAEPGLIVLANQVNLVTSGNIPGISIIIVVSLGLAVMLSLGMLRVFYKITLHKAFIALYSILFILAIFSSQEFIAISFDAAASTTGILVVPFILALSVGISKLNKDSEASERDSFGLVAVTATGIAMSVMLLGIFSKTDDFTAALDIELSGFDSIIKSFIKIMPQYIKESFIAILPLVIILLVLQKIFFKLRRRELRKLLTGFIYAFIGLFIFLVGVNAGFMDVGITIGSELALLDSKIYIIVVAFILGFVTVMAEPAVYILTHQIEDVTSGHVKRKAVLLSLTIGAGSAVALSIIRILVPGIQLWHYLLPGYAMCIIMMFFIPKLFVGMAFDAGVVATGPMTATFILAFVQGAASAFEGADVLIDGFGMIATAALTPIVTLEILGLIFAIKSRKKGVEKKDA, encoded by the coding sequence TTGAATGCCATTATTTCAAAAGCTAAAGAGGTGTTTTTTTCAGTTGCTCCTATAACGGCGCTGGTACTAATACTTCATTTTACCATAACCCCAATGGACACCGATGTAATTATCAGATTTATTATTGGTTCTGTGTTTGTAATGATTGGATTAATTATCTTTTTGCTGGGAGTAGACATTGGCGTTACCCCTCTGGGAAGCCTTACAGGTTCTTCACTGGTAAAGACAAACAAAGTGTGGGTGGTGTTGGTTACCGGGTTGACACTTGGTTTCTTTGTATCGGTGGCAGAGCCAGGATTAATAGTTCTTGCAAATCAGGTTAATTTAGTTACTTCAGGAAATATACCCGGGATAAGTATAATAATTGTGGTTTCATTAGGTCTTGCAGTTATGCTGTCATTAGGTATGTTAAGGGTTTTTTACAAAATTACACTACACAAAGCTTTTATAGCTTTATACTCAATTTTATTTATACTTGCAATATTTTCTTCACAGGAATTTATAGCAATCTCATTTGATGCTGCAGCTTCCACAACAGGAATATTGGTGGTCCCCTTTATTTTGGCTCTTTCTGTAGGTATATCAAAATTAAATAAAGACAGTGAGGCGTCTGAAAGGGACAGTTTTGGACTGGTTGCAGTTACGGCAACGGGTATAGCCATGTCTGTAATGCTTTTAGGTATATTTTCAAAAACAGATGATTTTACGGCTGCACTTGATATAGAACTTTCAGGTTTCGATTCTATAATAAAGTCATTTATAAAAATAATGCCCCAATATATAAAAGAAAGTTTTATTGCTATTTTGCCCTTAGTTATAATATTATTAGTTTTACAAAAAATATTCTTTAAATTAAGAAGAAGAGAGCTGAGGAAATTACTCACAGGTTTTATATACGCTTTCATAGGGCTTTTTATTTTCTTGGTAGGGGTAAATGCAGGTTTTATGGATGTGGGAATAACCATTGGCAGTGAATTGGCATTGTTGGATAGTAAAATATATATTATAGTTGTGGCATTTATTTTAGGTTTTGTAACGGTAATGGCAGAACCAGCTGTTTATATATTAACTCACCAGATTGAAGATGTAACAAGCGGGCACGTAAAGAGAAAAGCAGTATTGCTTTCCCTGACTATCGGGGCAGGTTCCGCAGTGGCACTTTCCATTATCCGCATTTTAGTGCCGGGGATTCAGTTGTGGCATTACTTGCTTCCTGGATATGCTATGTGTATAATAATGATGTTTTTTATACCAAAACTTTTTGTAGGAATGGCTTTTGATGCCGGTGTAGTTGCCACAGGTCCTATGACGGCTACATTTATTTTAGCATTTGTGCAAGGAGCGGCAAGTGCTTTTGAAGGGGCAGATGTATTGATTGATGGTTTTGGGATGATTGCTACAGCTGCTCTGACTCCTATAGTTACATTGGAAATTTTAGGATTGATATTTGCAATAAAGTCAAGAAAAAAAGGAGTTGAAAAGAAGGATGCCTGA
- a CDS encoding ABC transporter ATP-binding protein → MSRPMRRRGHGMGAHNIKDINKDAVKRLLSYLGRYKIKLFFVVISIIISSIAGAVSSLFLKALIDDYITPMLTEAVPDFSGFFRVILLLGGIYIIGVLASFFYSRTMVFVSQGVLKKIRDEMFAKMQRLPIKYFDSHSHGDLMSHYTNDVDALRQMLSQSLPHLFSSVVTIVAVVASMMYLSLWLTGFVILFVLVLLKIVKKIVGKSGRFFVEQQKTLGDLNGYIEEMINGLKVVKVFNHEKAVIEEFDKKNQMLCENSGKANMYANILMPVMMNLGYLLYVLIAIVGGVLAVNGVPNISIAGTGVLSLGMIASFLQLSRNFVQPIAQVSQQLNAVVMAIAGAERIFKLMDEEPETDEGYVTLVNARYENGKLVESDQRTDLWAWKHPNEDGSVTYIPLKGEVRFYNVDFGYNEEEIVLHDISLFAKPGQKVAFVGATGAGKTTITNLINRFYDLADGKIRYDGININKIKKSDLRRSLGIVLQDVNLFSGTVMENIRYGRLDATDEECIQAAKLANADGFIRMLPEGYNTVITGNGSELSQGQRQLISIARATVADPPVMILDEATSSIDTRTEAIVQEGMDALMKGRTVFVIAHRLSTVQNSDVIMVLEKGKIIERGTHDELLKEKGRYYQLYTGAFELD, encoded by the coding sequence ATGTCTAGACCTATGAGAAGAAGGGGTCATGGTATGGGAGCCCATAATATAAAAGATATAAATAAAGATGCGGTAAAAAGACTTTTATCTTATTTAGGCAGGTATAAAATAAAATTGTTTTTTGTTGTTATTTCCATAATAATAAGCTCAATTGCCGGTGCAGTATCTTCATTGTTTTTAAAAGCTCTTATTGATGATTATATAACTCCTATGTTAACAGAAGCTGTTCCTGATTTTTCAGGATTTTTCAGGGTTATTTTACTTTTAGGTGGTATATATATTATAGGTGTACTTGCATCATTTTTTTACAGCAGGACTATGGTCTTTGTATCCCAGGGTGTTTTAAAGAAAATCCGGGATGAGATGTTTGCAAAAATGCAAAGGCTTCCAATTAAGTATTTTGACTCACACAGTCATGGCGATCTTATGAGTCATTATACAAATGATGTTGATGCACTAAGGCAAATGCTTTCACAGAGCCTTCCTCATTTATTTTCATCTGTTGTAACTATAGTAGCGGTAGTGGCATCTATGATGTATCTAAGCCTTTGGCTCACTGGATTTGTTATTTTATTTGTATTGGTTCTCCTTAAAATTGTGAAAAAAATCGTGGGAAAAAGCGGGCGGTTTTTTGTTGAGCAGCAAAAAACCCTTGGAGACTTAAACGGATACATTGAAGAGATGATTAATGGATTAAAAGTTGTAAAAGTATTTAATCACGAAAAAGCTGTTATAGAAGAATTTGATAAAAAAAATCAGATGCTTTGTGAAAATTCCGGAAAAGCAAATATGTATGCCAATATACTCATGCCTGTTATGATGAATTTAGGGTATTTATTATATGTTCTTATTGCCATTGTAGGTGGGGTGCTTGCTGTAAACGGGGTTCCTAACATAAGTATAGCCGGAACAGGGGTTTTGTCCCTTGGTATGATTGCTTCATTTCTTCAGCTTTCCAGAAATTTTGTGCAGCCCATTGCACAGGTATCCCAGCAGCTTAATGCAGTTGTTATGGCGATTGCAGGGGCTGAGAGGATATTTAAGCTTATGGATGAGGAACCGGAGACTGACGAAGGATATGTTACCTTGGTAAATGCCAGGTATGAAAACGGAAAACTGGTGGAATCAGACCAAAGAACAGACCTTTGGGCATGGAAACATCCCAATGAAGATGGAAGTGTAACCTACATCCCTCTTAAGGGGGAAGTGAGGTTCTATAATGTGGACTTTGGTTATAATGAAGAGGAGATTGTACTTCACGACATATCCCTTTTTGCAAAACCGGGGCAGAAGGTAGCTTTTGTCGGGGCTACAGGTGCCGGGAAAACCACCATTACCAACCTAATAAACAGGTTTTACGACCTGGCAGACGGAAAAATCCGCTATGACGGCATAAATATAAATAAAATAAAAAAATCAGATCTTAGAAGGTCTTTGGGAATAGTCCTTCAGGATGTGAACCTGTTTTCAGGAACGGTTATGGAGAACATCAGGTATGGAAGACTGGATGCAACGGATGAGGAATGCATTCAGGCTGCAAAACTTGCAAATGCAGACGGATTCATAAGAATGCTTCCGGAAGGATATAATACAGTAATTACAGGGAATGGTAGTGAACTTTCCCAGGGACAAAGACAGCTTATATCCATTGCAAGGGCGACTGTAGCAGACCCGCCGGTGATGATTTTAGATGAGGCAACATCTTCCATAGACACCAGGACTGAAGCAATCGTACAAGAGGGTATGGATGCACTTATGAAGGGAAGGACAGTTTTTGTAATAGCCCACAGGCTTTCAACGGTGCAAAACTCTGATGTCATAATGGTTCTTGAAAAAGGTAAAATTATAGAAAGGGGGACGCATGATGAACTTTTGAAGGAAAAGGGCAGGTATTACCAGCTATATACAGGTGCATTTGAATTAGATTAG